The genomic stretch CTAAGTCACATCAAACACTGCCCCATAATTATATCATACAAGAAGATGGAACCTTAGCACAGGCTGCCTGTCTATCCTACAATCTTTAATTATCCTGACAGATTCTTTAACAAATAAATTAAGCGTATTTATTGGTGAATGTGTAGTAACAGTGAGGAAGTGAAGAGGTGGTAAAAGAGGTTCACTGGAGAGTGAATTAAAAACAAGAACACTGTCAAACCCCCTTCCTGTCCAAAGCAGGAAAAACGCCACCCAGTCCCTGTCTATAAGTATGTTTTCCCTGGGCTGAGGGTAGGGGGGGGCACAGTGAGGTTCAccggagggagggggggaagggtaGAGGGGGCGCACAGTGAGGTTCAccggagggaggggggggaagggtaGAGGGGGGGCACAGTGAGGTTCACCGGAGGGGGGGAAGGGTAGGGGGGGCACAGTGAGGTTCAccggagggaggggggaagggtaGGGGGGGTGCACAGTGAGGTGCaccagagggggggggggaagggtagAGGGGGGGGCACAGTGAGGTTCactggagggggggggaagggtagAGGGGGGGCACAGTGAGGTGCAccggaggggggtggggagggtaggGGGGGGTGCACAGTGAGGTGCaccagagggaggggggggaagggtaGAGGGGGGGCACAGTGAGGTGCACCTGGGCAGTTGGATGTGTGCACTGAGAGATTTACCCAGTGGGTGGGAGAGTGGGCCAAGTGAGATTTACCCGGGGAGGGGGCACAGTGAGATTTATCTATGTGGGGAGCTCAGTGTGATTTAAGAGGGGGTAGAGAGGGAGCACAGTGTGATTTAAGAGGGGGTAGAGAGGGAGCACAGTGTGATTTAAGAGGGGGTAGAGAGGGAGCACAGTGTGATTTAAGAGGGGGTAGAGAGGGAGCACAGTGAGATTTAAGAGGGGGTAGAGAGGGAGCACAGTGAGATTTAAGAGGGGGTTGAGAGGGAGCACAGTGTGATTTAAGAGGGGGTAGAGAGGGAGCACAGTGAGATTTAAGAGGGGGTAGAGAGGGAGCACAGTGAGATTTAAGAGGGGGTAGAGAGGGAGCACAGCGTGATTTAAGAGGGGATAGAGAGGGAGCTCAGTGTGATTTAAGAGGGGGTAGAGAGGGAGAACAGTGAGATTTAAGAGGGGGTAGAGAGGGAGCACAGTGTGATTTAAGAGGGGATAGAGAGGGAGCTCAGTGTGATTTAAGAGGGGGTAGAGAGGGAGCACAGTGAGATTTAAGAGGGGGTAGAGAGGGAGCACAGTGAGATTTAAGAGGGGGTAGAGAGGGAGCACAGTGAGATTTAAGAGGGGGTAGAGAGGGACCACAGTGAGATTTAAGAGGGGGTAGAGAGGGAGCACAGCGTGATTTAAGAGTGGATAGAGAGAGAGCACAGTGTGATTTAAGATGGAGTAGAGAGGGAGCACAGCATGATTTAAGAAGGGATAGAGAGGGAGCTCAGTGTGATTTAAGAGGGGGTAGAGAGGGAGCACAGTGTGATTTAAGAGGGGGTAGAGAGGGAGCACAGCGTGATTTAAGAGGGGGTAGAGAGGGAGCACAGTGAGATTTAACCCAGGCTGCACCTCCACCCTTTGAGACGACCCTGGTTAAAATCAACAATGCTGCTCCCCACTTTTCTGTGACCAGTTCAGTCAAGCCAgttgcctgcctgcctgcctttTATTGAGGCTTCCCATATGGAGCAACATCAGCTCAGTTTCCCAATTGACATTCTTTAGATCAAGAAAGTCACTAAGAAATATCTTGTGACAAACCCCAGCTATTCACTTGACGAAtaagcagcactccgaaagctatgatttcaaataagcctgttggattggtgttgtgtgacttctgattttattgAACAGAAGACTTTGAACTAACACTGTAAGAGTGGTCCTTGCTAATTGGGTTTAGGATAAACCAAAGTCCCTACAAGCCAATCTGCACTGCTGTGAGCTCAGTACTTGTGGAGATGTACAGATAAGTCTGCACACTGCACAACAGTGGCTCCCCTAACTAATTTCTTCAAACTCAGCAAATAAGAAGACAGTTTCCTTATGTTGAGAATTTACAGTTccaaaataagaccataagatgttggAGTAgagctaggccattcagcccatcaggtctgctctgccattcattgatatcacggctgatctgattaccctcaactccactttcctgccatttccccataacccttggttccaTTCCTGATcaaaatctatctcagtcttgaagtTACAAAATGACCCAGCCTTCACAACCCTCccacagtaaagaattccacagattcactactctctcaTAAAAGAAATTCCTCTCACTTTGCCTTAAATGAGGGACTACTTATtctaaaaatatgccctctgatcctagaacCTCCCACAAGGGGTGGATCAACTTCTCAGCATCTACTTTATCAATTCCCTCTAAGAACCTTGTATCTTGaaataaggtcacctgtcattcttctaaattccaataaataGTAAAGATTTAGTGATTTAGTTAAAATAGTAACTAGACCAATTCCCAGAATGAGGGGATTGTCCCACAAGGAGAAATTGAGTAGACTAAGCCTCTAAGTCCTAGAATTTAAAAGGaagagaggtgatttcattgaaacatttaaaattcttaAGACGTTTGCGAAGGTAAATGGGACAAAATGTTCCCTGACTCAGGAAATCCAGAACTAGGGAATCACAGACTCACAATAATGATTTAGACATTTACAAGTGAGTTGGAGAGAGTTTTATCACTGAAATGTttggtcattgaatatattcaagagatgTTTTTTATTTAAAGGAATCAGGAGATTTGATATTATACAGGAAGGTAGGAGTGAATTAGAAGGTCAAAATGGccttgaatagcagagcagaatcGAGGGGTCTTTTTAAGCTACCTTCTTTCATAATTTATTAGGATGTGCACATAATTGGTAAGGCAAGCATTTGTTGGCCATCCCCCTAAGTAGGggatggtgagccaccttctcaaACAGTCCGTTTGGGGTAGatgcacccacaatgctgtctgGGGAGAaattctactttttaaaatctgacGAGGTACGGGGATACATTTCCAGGTCTGGATAGTAAGTGGCTTCAACAGTAGCTTTGTTATAGTGGTGTTCCTATATGTCTACTTCCTTGCTTTTCTATATAGAAGTTGCATGTTTGGAAAGTATTATTATCAAAGGAGCCTTgtcaagttgctgcagtgcatcctgtagatagtacacaatgctgTCACTGCACATCAGTAATAGGATGAATGAATATTAAACTAgatatggtgctaatcaagcaacctgttttgtcctggatggtgtgaaattTCCTGAGTCGTGTTGGAATTGTCCTCATTCAGGCAGGTGAACAGTAATCTATCACTACTACTAATTTGTGTCGTGTAGATGTTTGACAGGCATTAGGGAATCTGGGATCAGGCTGATATATTTTTCCTTAGTATCTGTATAATTTGTTAAAATGTCTTACAATCTTTTGTCTGTGAAGTGAGTTTTAATATTCAGTTGtttgatggaaattaaatactgCAAACATTTAGCTGGTAAGAATCAGCTACAAGCTTCCTTTGTCCTCTGCCCAGTAGATCATTCAGCTGTCATCCCAGGAGATATTCACCAAAGCTGCATCTGTGTAAGGAACATGGTCAAAGGGAGTCTTTGTTCATTAATTCCCTTCTAACTGTCAATAGTTGAATGATTCATAGAGACTCAAGTCatagaaacagagcctttggtccaacttctcTATGCtaacctgatatcctaaataaatttattCCCGTTTGGCTCCTATCCccctaaactcttcctgttcatgtacccatccagatggcttttcaatgttgtaattgtaccagccttcaccacttcctgtcAGTATACACATACCACACTCTGCGTGAAGAattttccccttaggtccctttcatatctttcccccCCACTCaccttttaaacctatgccctctagtattggacCCCTCTATCCTGGGAAAGTTGTctgtttactctatccatgcccctcatgattttataaagcgctacaaggtcacccttcagccttcgatgttccAGGGAACATagctccagcttattcagcctctctctatccTACTGAAACTGCAGTTAACAGTGAGGTGGAATAACTAGTTGAAAGATACGAAGCTACCAAAGATGTGGATTTTCACATAGCTATGCTTGGATAAAGTTAAAGCACAAGCAGCATGTTAGAATGTCTCAAAACTCAGAAGTTGAGAAATATGTGAATTTTCCAGTGAACGTATTGTCATATGTGTGCTTTTACATTTATTTGTAATTATTGTGAAGATGTCATCAATAATTTTTGAATAACTATAAATGTGAAGCATATCTTTGCATGAATTCAACCCCCATGAGAttaaaagccaacattccttTAACATTTTTGATTCTGTGCAGAAACTGTTTGGTTTGTGAATGAAGAACAAGTTACTTCACAGTtatgtcaaaaaaaaattgtcatggaTTAATTGATCAATAAGTATTTGTTGATAAGTTATTTGTCATTGTGCTGTAAAGGTAGATCCGTGCTTGATAATGCAGTAAGCATAAGTAAACAATATCCTCCCTTTCATCACCCTCCACCCATTCCCACAGCACTAGCCCTTCATAgactctgcactgcctactcacttgcccaggacacctcaccacctgcaccaacactaTCAGCTGGGCCATCTActttcattccaggagaaaacagcccataACAGGGGAGAAAGAGGTGGAATGGGTCCCTGATAACACGTTCGTCACCCACTACAGAGACAGAACCCTGTACCTCATAGAAGAGTGTTAGGACCCAGGAGGGGAGGACTGCCGAAAAACCCGTATCCCAACCAAGTCTCACTCTTTATTCCACTCCACAGTAACCTCGATGTAACTTCTATTCATTGTACATCGCTGCTGTCCCTTAGCTCTATCGTCTCTCTACCTTGGATCTCGTAGGTACCAGTGGGATGTTGATGGCCCCTACAAAGAAATGGCTTGCTCAGCCAGCAGCAAACCCCCACCAGTCCAGATACTGACAGTTTCATGGGAATGTCAGATTTAGGAAATTTGGGAGGACAATCTGATGAGCACTGCCTTGTGACAACTCTGCAGCCGGCTGAAGAAGAAACTCCCCAGGTTGCTGACGTTCAGAGGGCtgctgtacagctccagcagAAGAAAGCTGAATCGTGTTGATGTGCACAGGTAGGTGCAGGAGCGTCAAGACAGTTACGTGGCACCCAATAACCCTCACAGCCCGGAGCTTACAGGAGTGCAGCTATGCCGTAGGGATCCAGCTGCCTCaagcatgttgctgtgggtctggagtaatacgtaggccagaccacaATAAGGATAGAAGTCATCCACAGTTACACCATTACCATCCCCTTCCTccactacatcgatgactgtattggccctgccttgtgctcccatgaggagtttgaacagttcactcacctcaccaacacctttcacaccaacctcaaattcatctggaccatctccaaaacctccttccccttcctggTCTTCTCTGCCTCTATCTCCGGCAACTAATTcagcaccaacatctatttcaaactcactgactcccacagcttcctgatgacacctcctcacacccaccctccagcaagaatgcaatcccatactcccaattctTTCTGCTTCAGCCAAATCTGCTCCTCGGATGAAGCATTCCGCTCCCCAACACTCCAGGTAtcttcctacttcaaggactgtaaTTTCGCCTCTCCCATGATTCAGAATGCCTGCAACTgaatctcccacacttctgccctcaaacccctcaGCCCCCCAAAAAGAATGGATAGAGGCCTGGTCCCCAGCCaaccaacctctgaatccaatgcatcatcctccacttTTACCACCTATGATCGGACCCTGCCACcggagatatttccctccccacctctacctGCCTTCCATGGGGACCATTCTCTCCACGACCaactcgtccactccacactccccactagcccagcaccttttcctgcaactgcaggaagtgctacacccgcccctacacccccatcCAAGGGGCCAAACAATCATTCCAAATTCAACAGGAATGCACCTGTACAACTTCTaacctggtctactgcatccgttgCTCTCAATGTGGCCTCCCCTGCATTGGAGAGACCAAATGCAGTCTGGGTGACAGATTCGCAGAGCATCTATGCTCTGTGCGCTCCAACTGACACCACCTTCCAGTTCCCAGCCATTTctactccccttcccattcccttgGCGACatacccatcctgggcctcctccaatgtcacacaaaaattggaggaacaacatcacttcagaagcttacagcccgatggcctcaacacagaattcaccagcgtcaaaatctccccacctgtggccttatcccatgtccaaccctccctctcatcctgcctccttgatctgataCAAACTATTCATCTCCTTTCTCACCTTATCTGCCCCagccttcccattgaccaatctccacatcTCCCTgcctgcacccacctatcaccaacccaaatcccctatttctgagctcccttcccccccatctcagtcctggtgaagggtcctgacctgaaatggcaactttcctactcctctgaagctgcctgacctgtcatgttcctgcagctccacactgtattgtgtGTGAGCAGTGCAGATGGGAACTACAGTTGATCATGTAGTTCCTTAAACCTGGTATGCCAATCAATAAGCTAGAAGTTGATTGTGACCTAGCTCAATgtagcagcagagataatgggaactgcagatgctggagaatccgagttaacagtgtggagctggatgaacacagcaggccaagcagcatctcaggagcacaaaagctgacattttgggccaaaaacatcagctttcatgttcctaagatgctgtttggcctgttgtgttcatccagctccacactttgttatcaatgtagCAGCATCCTAgctgctaaaacacagattgccaacttggccaaacagcaagggataCCACGTACATCagccaagtgaaactctgaactcacaaaacccacacaccatacacacagcAATCACAGCAGCCAGGTGCTATGACATTAGCATGACGTAAAAGGCTGCAGACAcacccccaacaacttatccactaaacaaagGGCAGCCCAGACAGAAACACAAAGAAGCGTGACAGTAGCATGCCAACTAAATGAGTGGCTTGTTTCAAATTATTAAAACCTGAagagtaatacctgaaacgttgactgctcggttccttcagatgctgcccggcctgctgtgttcttccagcatctgcagtttctttcctgTCTCTATTAAGTGTATCTCCCTTAGAACTGATCAGAACtacagaaaattccagaaaaccatctacaaggtataaaaacagagttcacctgcagaCTGCTCTCGGAATCCTTTTCAGGACACCAGCACAgcaagaggcagagaccagctgaccgTTCACAGAGAAAGGGAGCGGGAGAGAGCAAGCgaaagaaagcagctttgcagacccCGAGACAGAGCCACAGAAACAGTAACTATGTAAATTTACAAGCGACTGGGAAAATACAGTAACCCTAAATGGCCAAATAGAATTAGGAATAATACATTTACTATTAAAAATTACAGTAAATTTGTTCCTAataaagtgggaatgttttgctTTGGTTCCAGCTTGTGTTTGTGTTGATTTGACTGCTTCGGTATTGTGGGATACCTAGGCAAATTCATTCATCACACACTGGTTAAAGTTGTGAGGAACCAGATGACACCTTCCCCCATATCCATTAACAGGCCTTCACAGAAGCagaaagaggcacagacagattaAATGCACAGTCAAAACGCGGGTAAAGGTGGTCGTCCAATTTAACAAAGGGTACCATATTTTCTAGAGGATGAACAGCTAGAAACGCTGGCAATCcaaacagagttctgaaggatCATCGTTGATCTGAAACTTCAACTATGGTTCTCTCCAGAGAAAACTGATCTGACTGCCTGAGTATTTCTAGCTagtttagtttttatttcagatgtccagtGTATATATTATTTGTGTGGAGGTCTGAAGAGAATTGTGGCTACAGGTACATAAATCATTAAAACACCATGAACAGATTCAAAACTTCCCATGGAACCCTGGTCTTTAATATCAAACAAACTGACAGACAAGGGGATAGGGATGCTTCAACGATACAAAGTCCTGGTTGTACAACACCTGGAGTACCACAAGCCAttccagaagggtctaggcccgaaacgtcagcttttgtgatcctgagatgctgcttggcctgctgtgttcatccagcttcacacttcgttatcttggattctccaacatctgcagttcccattatccctctccCAGACACATCTTAGGAAGGAGCACCACAGAGGCATTACCGGAATAACCTTGGACTCCAAGGCTTAAATTCTGAGGAGATATTACACAAACTATGCTTGTGTTCCCTGAGGTTCAAAAGACTGGAGGATAATTTGATAAAGGAAATAAATAGGGTAGTGTCAACAACGGCTAAGTTGTTAgcacttctgtttgtgttcccaGGTCCAAAGCAACCAGGGATGGTACTTCACAGCAGTAGAAGAGAAACTAAATGACAAAAGACCAAAGAACAAACCTAGGAACTTCTTCCCGGAACAATAATAAAGTTCCCTTTGCCCTCACTTTCATCATATCTACAAATGCTCATTCCCAAGATTGTTCTCTGCCATTTCTGGTGTGATGTTACACCAAATATCTTTCCCGGTCAGCATTCCAAAGGGATAGTTTTCTCCACagcaccctggtccactcctccacttctcacAGCAGCTTGCCATGTGAGTGCAGGTACATAAAACACCTGCCGTTCACCTCCTCCCTTCTCTGCCCAAACATCCCTTCCAGGTGAAAGAGCAATTTACTCGTACTCCTTTCAATATAGTATACTGTAACCACTGCTCACATTGTGGTCTGTTTTACATCAGAAAGGGCGATTATGATTCAAAACAGCTTGATTTGACTGGTGACCTACCAGTGCAACATTTTGCTCTCTCACGGTGCTTTGTCTGCAGCTGCGTTCCAATAAAGCTCAATGCAAACTTATTATCTTTTGAGTAGGCACTTTATAGCATATGCATGTATATAAAATCAAAATAGGTAGCTGAACCATAAGTTGATTTTACCAATGACACAAACCtgaaggaaattttttttaaattgcaagaACAGGAAAGTTTAAGATAATACAttacagtcggttctgctataaATGCACTACAGATCATGTTTCACTAACACAATTTGGTTTTTAATCTCTTGGTTCTAATTTCTTTAACAGGGCTGACATGTTAGATggagtaaaaacaaaatacacaAGAATGTAACGacaagaagaaaaataaactgcTAGTTCTACAAGTGAGAGACACCCACTGGGTTTAAATCAGAGAGGGCAGGATGCAGGCTGCTGAATATCATCACATCAGGACAATTAGTGATCTGTGACAGGCAAAATTAAGTAGAATCTTTGAAGATGGAATCCAGAAAGAAACTGTCCCATTCCAGCATTCACTTCGATCAGTGTGACAGGAACACATGGACCTCAGATGCATGTTCTCATATTAAATTTAAACCATATATTTTTGATCACATTTAAGAtgcaagatttaaaacaaaaatatgtaaACGGCCggcacaatttttaaaatcctgttcTGAAGATGTCCAGGTAAAGTGACATAATGCACTTGTTATACTGTGCACTTTAGTTCTGTAGCAGAATAAGTATCAGTACATAAACCCATGTATGAAGCTGCATTCGTTAATGATCTTCATCCTTAAACATATGAAGTTGCTTGATACCAGGAGTGTCCAAAGCTTTAGGTCCAAACTTAGGTCATGGCGCACACACGGTTCCTCGCTGTCCAATATAAAGGTTAAATGAATATTCCGGTTAATTGATGTTGACATTTTCATTTAGCGTTTATTGCCAAATGCACCTTTTCTAAATCTCCAAGATCATAAAATTTAAATAGTATGGAATATGCAATACTAAACTGAAACCAAGTTGATTGGACTTTGTGGGTTCAATCGCCAGAAGTTGTGGGCCATCATATGGACACTCTAGCTTTACATGGACATTCTACACTGAACGACCTTCCAAGTATTCAGGTTTATAGCAAAAACATTGGCTGTCAAACATGAAACGGAAACAAAAACGCACCAGAGACAATGACCCTGAAATCTGATCTGCGGGCAGCTGGTCCTGGTCTTCCTCTAGATCCACCGCCGACTCCGCCAACTCCTCTGCCTCTCTGGAATTCCACCCGTAAACGATAGACTCCATAATCATAACCATTTCTTCCATAGACTGCGTCTTGTGCATCTCTGCCAATGCAAGGGGGGAGGAAGAAGTTAAGCCACAATTTTCCATCTATTTGGAAATTTCCTCCTATGTGTAACTCAAGGAAAGATCCAGTCAAAGTTGCCACCAACAGGATGTCTGTAATtgatctatttatttcagatgctCCAGAGGATTCCCAGCGGAGAAGTAAACGGATGGTCCTGTTGGCTGAACAACGTCATCACAAGCTGCAAAGGTACACAGGTATATCAGCACAAAAAGAACTTTGGAGCTGAACCTAGAAAAAGAATacaatttttttcaattaaaaaaggTTATGTTTCGAGGGTGGAGGGTCCTTCTGAACTTTATTGAACTAGGCTGATCATTTAGTACGAGTCCAACACACAGCTGAGTTTACTACAATATTAGAATTGCACAATTTGTCTTCTGTCTCCAAAGCTTCTAACTGACTACAGTATAGAGGCTGTAAATGCACAATTCACAGACGTCATAGTGCTAAATTTTAATACTACATCCAATTAAAATTGTGACAAACATTTATTGTATATAGAGAAATTTTAAGATGTACAAATGCTGATAAAGTACTACTAATAATAGGGAtaacagcgtgaagctggatgaacgtagcaggccaagcagcatcagagcagcaggaaagctgacgtttcaggtctgaaccctttttttgaagaagggtccagacccaaagcatcagccttcctgctcctctgatgctgcctggcctgctacgttcatccagctctacaccttcttatctcagattctccagcatctgcagttccttctaatTATAGGCACAATCGGTTCTGCTACAACGTGATTGCTGCATTCCTGCGCAACATTGCATTACAGAAAATCGTGCTATAGCAATAATGGagcctatgggaaaagtggggtttggcagaccaccaaaaataaaccaaaatcacTCAAAAGACTAACACAAAGGATAGTACAGCTTGAATAAGTGTTTTAATCATActtaataaatgaaataaaagtaaatttaacacattACCTTGACAACACATTAAGTTGACTTGAcaggggaggaggttttgaggttgctctgttgttaatgcagggactgagggtcaTCATCGTCACCActttcaggtgcagttgtggttgcaggtttagggtgaaaaatagttaatccagaagtggacgACTGTGGTTCATTGctttccaactgtttcttgggggttggcttaGAAAAGACATTCAGTTTTTGTTGGTTTGCCCTTTCTCTCTGTTCATGAAGAAGCTtttcatagggtgccaaataagacCTTATTCCACGAACTGCAACCCTGCTGCGTTCTGCATTATAATCGGTATCCTCTAAGAGTCGCAACTGTTTCTGAATTTCCCTCAGGattgaagacaaaacagaagtggaaagctcttgtggtgctgcatcctgaACTACTTCaacttcatctccagcttccacttcccgctcagcgacaagttgttgtagatcagctgtagagagatCTTCACAGTGGCCTTCTTCGTCAATTAATTTTACTATGGCAGGAAATGCCATTGCATGCTCCGCGTCTGCATTGGCAGCTTTGCCACATAACTTTATGTTATGAAAAGCATAGCGgttcttaaaaccagcaaaccagccactgctagcactaaatgcaggcacatctgcaggattttcagctttttttgttaaatcttcataaattgataaggctTTCTCTTTTATGCTGAGAAAAGTGGTCCCAGATTGCTTTTTCATTTGATCTTCTATCCATACACTTAGAAGGCGCTCCATCTCCTCAAGCTCCTTTGTCCGTGACCTCATAGATTTGCTAGCGCTcagacttgttccagcaataTAACTTGCTTTGATTTTTTCGGCATTGTCTCTAATGGTGCGTAAGGTGGACTCCTTTATTCCTGTTACACGAACTATATCGCATGTTCTCTCATTACGCTCAAAACGCTTTATAACATCTAGCTTCTCTTCCAGTGTTATAGCCTTTCTCTTACgttcaccacctgcaattttatcaccaggaCGCTTCCTGCTAACATTCTTGTCACTTTGTCCTCGCATTTTTGTGGGTAACACAGCAgaatttgcaaaaataaaacaaatatcaCGGAGTACCGTACCCCTCACAGTAAGTGCTTCGCGCCAAAATCTgcgaaatgatcatgtgatgctgGCGGGGAGACTCTTTTCAGCACTAACACTGcacatgctcagg from Stegostoma tigrinum isolate sSteTig4 chromosome 26, sSteTig4.hap1, whole genome shotgun sequence encodes the following:
- the triap1 gene encoding TP53-regulated inhibitor of apoptosis 1 isoform X1 — its product is MRGQSDKNVSRKRPGDKIAGGERKRKAITLEEKLDVIKRFERNERTCDIVRVTGIKESTLRTIRDNAEKIKASYIAGTSLSASKSMRSRTKELEEMERLLSVWIEDQMKKQSGTTFLSIKEKALSIYEDLTKKAENPADVPAFSASSGWFAGFKNRYAFHNIKLCGKAANADAEHAMAFPAIVKLIDEEGHCEDLSTADLQQLVAEREVEAGDEVEVVQDAAPQELSTSVLSSILREIQKQLRLLEDTDYNAERSRVAVRGIRSYLAPYEKLLHEQRERANQQKLNVFSKPTPKKQLESNEPQSSTSGLTIFHPKPATTTAPESGDDDDPQSLH